One Candidatus Limnocylindrales bacterium genomic window, ACGCCGCCGGTGCGGTCCGTGCGCAGCCACAGCGCCCCAGCGGCAAGAAAGCGCTGCTCGACGGCGGGCGCCGGAAAGCCGTAGCGATTGTCGAGACCCAGCGATGCCACCGCGACCGACGGTGCGACGGCAGCGACCAGGGGCGGCGTCGAGGAGGTTCGGCTGCCGTGGTGCGGCACCTTGAGAACGTGCGCGCGCAGCGCGTCCTGGCCCGCCGCCGAGACCAGCGCCGCTTCCCCCGCCGCTTCGATGTCGCCGGTGAACAGCGCCCGGTACCCCGCATGCTCGAACGACAGCACGATCGAGCGATCGTTGGCGTCGCAGCTTCCCTGCTCGTCCCGCGGCGCCAGCACGCGAACTCCCGGCGCGGCATCCGTGCCCGCGCCGACGCGGCGCACGACGGTACCGGCGGCCGCCGCTCGCGCGATCAACCGCGCCGCCGCTTCCGAATCGCAGCGGCCCGCGGGCAGCCACAGCTCGCCCACGTCGAACTGATCGAGCAGCTCGAGGAAGGCGCCGCTGTGATCGGCCTGAACATGGCTCGCGACGAGCCAATCGATGCGGTGGACCCAGAGCCGGCGCAGCAGCGGTGCCATGACCAGATGGCCGCGGCCGGGCGGGCCGCCGTCGATGACCATCACGCGCCCGCCCGGCATCCGCACGACCGCACCATCTCCCTGGCCCACCGACGCGAACCAGAGGTCGGCAACGTCGCTGCGATAGCGCGTATGCAGGCCGGTCACGACGCAGGCGGCGATGGCTGCGACGAGCAAGGGCAGCCCGCGCCGGCGAAGCGGCAACGGCGCCAGCAGCAGGAACGGGGTGGCAGAAAGGCACGCCGTCAGCAGCGGCCCCGGCTCCGGCGTCGCCACGGCCGCTCCGGGAATGGCGGCCGTCCAGTGCGCAAGCGCCGCCAGCGAGTCGCCGAGCAGGCTCCCGAGATCGATGAGCCAGCCCGCAGGCTGCGGCCCGAGCGGAAGCGTCACCACCGCCAGCAGACCGACGACGACGATCGTGCTGACGACCGGGGCCGCCACGAGGTTGGCGACCGGAGCGATCAGCGACACGCGGTGAAAGCACTGCGCGACCAATGGTGACGTAACCAGCCAACAAACCAGGACCACAGCCAGGCCTTCGCGTGCCACTCGAAGTGCCGCGGCGCGCCTCGGGCCGCCTGCGGATGAATGCGATGGCGAGGCGGTCAGGCTCGCGGGATCCGCCGGTCCGCCAGCACGCGACCTGGCAAGGACGATGAGCGCGCCCACGGCGGCGAAGGACAGCTGGAATCCCGCCTCTTCGCCGACGCCCGGCATCTGGAAGGCGAGCAGCACCGCGCTGCCGCCGAGCGCGCGCAGGCCGTCGTCGGGCCGGCCGCGCCACATGGCGATCAGCGTGGCTGCGGCCATCAGCACGGACCGGGTGACGGAAACGCCGCCGCCGGAGATGGCGGCATAGCCGAGGAGGGCGGCCATCGCGGTCACCGCGGCGGCGCGCATGACGTCGTACCCCGCCCTCACGGCCGGAGTGGCCAGCGCGAGCCGGCGCACCACCGCCACGACCACGACGACGATCAACGCCATGTGCGAGCCGGAGATGGCCAGGTAGTGGGCCAGGCCTGCGTCGCGGATCGACTCGGAGACGGAGCGATCGATGCCCACGCGGTCGCCGATGATCAGTGCCTCCAGCAGCTCGGCGCCCTGCCCTCCCCGCCGTGCGCAAGCTTCGGAGAACGAGCGTCGCACGGCATCGACCAAGCCATCGTCGGCAGCCAGGCGCGCGACGTCCCGGTCGTCCCACGCGTAGGCGCCGGCCACGATGCCGCGGCGGGCGTTGTAGGCCGGCCAGTCGAACTCGCCGAAGTTGCCGAAGCCGGTGATGCGACGCAGCCGCGAGGTAACGCCGAGGCGGTCGCCTGTGCGCCAGAGCTGCTGCGTCGAACGGATCGAGAGGGAGATGCGGCCGCTTGCCGGTCGAAGCGCGCCGGTCTCGTCGCCGAGGCTTTCGAGCTCGAGCGCGATGCGCACGCCGCCGCCGTACGTCGGCGCGACCTCCGCAACCCGGCCTTGGACGCGGACCTTGTGATCCGCCATGCCCTCTTCACGCAGCAGCGCCTGCGGCGTCGCGACCGCCTCCCGCGCAATCGACTCTCGTTCCCATGGCACGGCCACCAGTGCGCCTGCCGCGACCACCGCAGCCGCTGCAGCCAGAGCGCGCGGCGACACGCGCTGCCGGCGCCACTCGTGCAGCACGGCTGCCGCCACGACGAGGCACGCAATGACCGTGAACGCACCGGCGCTTCGCGCGATGACGATCTGCTGCGCGAGCAGGACGGATGCACCAAGCAGGATCCAGAGCACCTTGGTGCCGTAGTCGGAGAAGCGCGAGGTGGGAAGAGATCGCGAGCAGGAAATGACGAACGTGTGCTGAACGCTGACGCGCCGGTGCCTGCACGGGCATTTTCTCCGCGGCACCGGCGGCCGCGAGATCTACGCGAGCGGAGGCTGAGGCGGCCGCGAGTGCCGCCGTGCCAATTCGAGCGCTACGGATGCTCCGACAGCCACCCCTCGAGCTCGGCGATCTCGCGGCGACGCACCTCGACGACGCGCCGGGCGAGCTCCTGCAGCTTCGCATCGCTGCCGTCGTCGATCGCGCGCTGCGCCAGCCGGACGTCTTCTTCGAGGCTGCGCCGCAGGGCCGCGGCAAACGCGCGATCGGCGTCGGCGTGTGCCGCCGGCGGCGCGCTCTGCGCCGCTGCAGGCGCCGCCGGCGCGGCGGCCGGGCGCGACTTCCTCGCACGATCCTTTTCCGCTGCCTTGAGCTGATTCTCGTACGAGGCCGCTCCATGCCCGGCGCCGGCGGGCGCCGCGACTGCCGCGGCGAGGACGGCAGCCGCAACGCTCATGCCGAGCGCACAGGCCACACTCGCAATCGTCGGGCGTGCGAATGGACGCATCATTGGACGCCGCAGGAATGGATCGACGGAGCCGCGGTGGACGCGCGCTTGCCCTTCAGTTTGCATCCCAGGTACGTGGCGCCGGTGACCTCGAAAGAACTGCCGCCGGCAGACGCGCCGGCGATCGTCAGGACGCAAGGGATTGCGACGATCCTGCTTCGCATGGGTTCCCTCCTGCGCGCGAGGAGCGCTGTTGCGCGCCGTAGGACACGGCACGTGCACGACCGCGTACAACGCTGAGGCTCGGATCACAACAGCCTCGAAGCTATGCCCGTGCTCCCAGGTGGGTATGCGCGCCGTCATGCGCTGCAGCGGACGCGCTCTCGCCCAGTGCGCGGCGGGTGCGGCGACGGCACCGCCGAGTGATGCGCGGCGGCAGCGAAGCGTCAGGTCTCGCCGCCGCTGCCGGTCTCCGCATCGACGGCGTCCGTCGAAACGCCCGCGTCCGTGGCATCGCTCGCGCCCGGCGAACCGCCCGCGGCCACAGCATTGCTCGCGCCCGGCGAACCGCCCGCGGCCACAGCATTGCTCGCGCCTGGCGAACCGCCCGCGGCCACAGCATTGCCGGCGCCGGTCGGATCGCACGCGGCCACCGCATCGCCCGGCGCCTCGCCGGCATCGTCCACAGCCACCGCCGCCTTGGCCGCCGCCGGACCGAGCTTTCGCACCACGGCCTCGGCCAGCACGCGGCCGATGCGGGAAACCGAGGCGATCTCCTCCACGCTCGCCTCGCTCATGCGCTTGACGCTGCCGAAGTGACGCAGCAGGGCGCGGCGGCGCGTCGGACCGATTCCGTCGATCTCGTCGAGCACCGAGCGGAGCCTTCGCTTGGCGCGAACCTCGCGATGGAACGTGATGGCGAAGCGGTGCGCTTCGTCGCGGATGTGCTGGAGCAGGAACAGCGCGTTCGAATTGCGCCGCAGCGTGATCGGGTTGGCGCGTCCGGGCCGGAAGATGCGCTCCTCGCTGTGTTCGATCTTCTCGTCCTGGAAGTCGCCGCGCACGCGGTCCTTCGCAATCGATGCCAGCTCGATGCCCTCGACGCCGATCTCCTTCATCGCCTCCACGGCCATGGCGAGCTGGCCCCGCCCGCCGTCGACCAGAAGCAGGTCGGGCAGCCCACCCTCGGCCTTTCCGCGCGTCAGACGGCGCGAGAGCACTTCCTTCATCGCGGCAAAATCGTCGTTGCGCTGCACTCCGCGAAGCTTGTAGCGGCGGTACCCGCGCTTGTCCGGCATGCCCTCGTCGAACGCGACCATGGATGCGACGACCGCCTCGCCCTGGACGTGGCTGATGTCGAAGCACTCGATGCGTTTGGGCGTCGAAGCCAGGCCGAGCTTGCTGCGCAGCTCTTCCATCATGCGCTCGCGGCGGGCGCTCTCGTCGTTGCGCTCCGCAAACGCGTGCTGCGCGTTCTCCACGGCCATCTCGACCAGCCGGCGCTTGTCGCCGCGCTGAGGGACCAGAACCGACACCTTGGTGCCGCGCAGGCCGGTCAGATAGTCGGCAACGGCATCCATGCCTTCGAACGGGATGGGCAGCAGGACCTCCTCGGGGATGTAGCGGCTGCCTTCATAGAAGCGGCTGACCAGCTCCGAGAGCACCTCTTCATCGGGAAACTCGAAATCCTCGAACTGGTACGAGTTGTTGCTGACGAGCTTTCCTCCGCGCACCAGCAGCACCTGCGCCTCGATGAAGCCGCCTTCGCGGAAGATGCCGAATACGTCGCGATCGCCGCCGCCGTGCACCAGCACCTTCTGCTTCTCCGCCACCTTGGCAACGGCATCGATGCGATCGCGGATGCGCGCGGCCTCCTCGTACCGCTCCTCCTCGGCGGCGCTGATCATCGCCTCGCGCATCTCGTGCAGGAGGACGTCGCTCTTGCCCTCGAGCAGCTGCGTGGCGCCGCGAAGCTGCCTCTCGTACTCGTCGCGGTCGACGGGAAGCACACATGGGCCGAGGCAGCGCTTGATCTGATACTCCAGGCACGGACGCGAGCGGTTGCGGAAGACGGCGTTGGAACACGTCCGCAGCGGGAAGATCTTGCGCGCGACCTCGAGCGTCTCACGTATGCCCGATGCCGACGCGTAGGGGCCGAGGTAGAGGTTGCCGTCGCGTTCGATCTTGCGCGTGACCAGGATGCGCGGCCACGGATCCTTGACGGTCACCTTGACGGAGACGTAGCTCTTGTCGTCCTTGAGGTTGATGTTGTAGCGCGGCTTGTACTGCTTGATGAGGTTGTTCTCGAGGATCAATGCCTCGGTCTCGCTCACCGTCACCAGCGTCTCGAAGTCGACGGCGCGATTCATCAGGAAGCTTACCTGGTAGCGCCCGTCGCCTCCGCGCACGTAGCTCCGGACTCGGTCGCGCAGGCTCTTGGCCTTGCCGACGTAGATCACCTTCCCGCGCTTGTCCTTGAAGATGTACACACCCGGCCGGGCTGGGACGTGCGACGCCTTTTCGGCCAGCCGGTCGGCAATGACGTCGGCCGCCTCGGCGGGGACGTCATCCGGCGCGGGCTTTGGCTGCTGCTCGACGGCCATCGCGTCCACTTAACCATTTCGCGGCGGTCAGCACAGCCGCGTTCGTCGCGGTCAGCAAGCGGCGCGGCGACTGCGATTCGATGAGCGCGGCTGCCGGCCCGCCGCGAGCTACGACAGCAGCTGCCTCCACCCCGGT contains:
- a CDS encoding DUF305 domain-containing protein; protein product: MSVAAAVLAAAVAAPAGAGHGAASYENQLKAAEKDRARKSRPAAAPAAPAAAQSAPPAAHADADRAFAAALRRSLEEDVRLAQRAIDDGSDAKLQELARRVVEVRRREIAELEGWLSEHP
- the uvrC gene encoding excinuclease ABC subunit UvrC; this encodes MAVEQQPKPAPDDVPAEAADVIADRLAEKASHVPARPGVYIFKDKRGKVIYVGKAKSLRDRVRSYVRGGDGRYQVSFLMNRAVDFETLVTVSETEALILENNLIKQYKPRYNINLKDDKSYVSVKVTVKDPWPRILVTRKIERDGNLYLGPYASASGIRETLEVARKIFPLRTCSNAVFRNRSRPCLEYQIKRCLGPCVLPVDRDEYERQLRGATQLLEGKSDVLLHEMREAMISAAEEERYEEAARIRDRIDAVAKVAEKQKVLVHGGGDRDVFGIFREGGFIEAQVLLVRGGKLVSNNSYQFEDFEFPDEEVLSELVSRFYEGSRYIPEEVLLPIPFEGMDAVADYLTGLRGTKVSVLVPQRGDKRRLVEMAVENAQHAFAERNDESARRERMMEELRSKLGLASTPKRIECFDISHVQGEAVVASMVAFDEGMPDKRGYRRYKLRGVQRNDDFAAMKEVLSRRLTRGKAEGGLPDLLLVDGGRGQLAMAVEAMKEIGVEGIELASIAKDRVRGDFQDEKIEHSEERIFRPGRANPITLRRNSNALFLLQHIRDEAHRFAITFHREVRAKRRLRSVLDEIDGIGPTRRRALLRHFGSVKRMSEASVEEIASVSRIGRVLAEAVVRKLGPAAAKAAVAVDDAGEAPGDAVAACDPTGAGNAVAAGGSPGASNAVAAGGSPGASNAVAAGGSPGASDATDAGVSTDAVDAETGSGGET
- a CDS encoding DNA internalization-related competence protein ComEC/Rec2; amino-acid sequence: MPRRKCPCRHRRVSVQHTFVISCSRSLPTSRFSDYGTKVLWILLGASVLLAQQIVIARSAGAFTVIACLVVAAAVLHEWRRQRVSPRALAAAAAVVAAGALVAVPWERESIAREAVATPQALLREEGMADHKVRVQGRVAEVAPTYGGGVRIALELESLGDETGALRPASGRISLSIRSTQQLWRTGDRLGVTSRLRRITGFGNFGEFDWPAYNARRGIVAGAYAWDDRDVARLAADDGLVDAVRRSFSEACARRGGQGAELLEALIIGDRVGIDRSVSESIRDAGLAHYLAISGSHMALIVVVVVAVVRRLALATPAVRAGYDVMRAAAVTAMAALLGYAAISGGGVSVTRSVLMAAATLIAMWRGRPDDGLRALGGSAVLLAFQMPGVGEEAGFQLSFAAVGALIVLARSRAGGPADPASLTASPSHSSAGGPRRAAALRVAREGLAVVLVCWLVTSPLVAQCFHRVSLIAPVANLVAAPVVSTIVVVGLLAVVTLPLGPQPAGWLIDLGSLLGDSLAALAHWTAAIPGAAVATPEPGPLLTACLSATPFLLLAPLPLRRRGLPLLVAAIAACVVTGLHTRYRSDVADLWFASVGQGDGAVVRMPGGRVMVIDGGPPGRGHLVMAPLLRRLWVHRIDWLVASHVQADHSGAFLELLDQFDVGELWLPAGRCDSEAAARLIARAAAAGTVVRRVGAGTDAAPGVRVLAPRDEQGSCDANDRSIVLSFEHAGYRALFTGDIEAAGEAALVSAAGQDALRAHVLKVPHHGSRTSSTPPLVAAVAPSVAVASLGLDNRYGFPAPAVEQRFLAAGALWLRTDRTGGVHVVLRRGGISVDTARDGARPLL